Proteins encoded in a region of the Anaerolineales bacterium genome:
- the mltG gene encoding endolytic transglycosylase MltG codes for MRRRSSSVSGCLFLTSLILILCMVGVAAGAILFGGSKPVASLLGPTQGIAGADRALLRAYLLLRGGSLSQPAGDPSAMAEITVLPGDSAETIIQRLKDAQIVQDPALLRAYLRSYGLDTRIQAGRYALSGEMSITQLAEALQLAMVSQSRLTVPEGWRLEQIAEALPLEGIGFASPDFMQAAQQADGLQEVLGLPSAPSAEGFLFPDTYALGAGTTAEQLVNTMLATFDKRVTPSLRAGFEKQGLSLAQAVVLASIVEREAIVPDERPLIAAVFLNRLQQGIRLEADPTVQYALGRQADGMWWKAPLTLADLELESPYNTYRYSGLPPGPIANPGLSSLQAVAEPAETEFLFFRATCDGSGRHLFASTFDDHLSNACP; via the coding sequence GGGTCCAAGCCCGTCGCCTCGCTGCTGGGCCCAACCCAGGGCATCGCCGGCGCCGATCGAGCCCTGCTCCGAGCTTACTTGCTCCTGCGAGGCGGATCCTTGTCCCAGCCTGCCGGGGATCCCTCCGCAATGGCCGAGATCACCGTCCTCCCGGGCGATTCGGCGGAGACCATCATCCAGCGCCTGAAAGATGCCCAGATCGTGCAGGATCCCGCCCTGCTCCGAGCGTATCTCCGCTCTTACGGCCTCGACACCCGGATTCAAGCCGGGCGCTATGCCCTCTCGGGCGAAATGTCGATCACCCAGCTGGCGGAGGCGCTGCAGTTGGCCATGGTCAGCCAGTCCCGCCTGACGGTCCCTGAGGGCTGGCGCCTGGAGCAAATCGCCGAGGCACTTCCCTTGGAGGGCATCGGATTCGCCTCACCGGATTTCATGCAGGCTGCCCAGCAGGCGGACGGCCTCCAGGAAGTTCTCGGGCTCCCGTCCGCCCCCAGCGCGGAGGGCTTCTTGTTCCCGGACACCTACGCCCTCGGCGCCGGGACGACCGCCGAGCAGCTGGTCAACACGATGCTGGCCACCTTCGACAAGCGGGTGACGCCCTCGCTGCGCGCTGGCTTTGAGAAGCAAGGCCTGTCGCTGGCCCAGGCAGTTGTGCTGGCGTCGATCGTTGAGCGCGAAGCCATCGTCCCTGACGAACGCCCCCTGATCGCAGCAGTCTTTCTCAACCGGCTGCAGCAGGGGATACGCCTGGAGGCCGACCCAACCGTGCAGTACGCATTGGGCCGGCAAGCGGACGGAATGTGGTGGAAGGCTCCACTGACCCTAGCCGACCTGGAGCTCGAGTCGCCGTACAACACGTATCGGTATTCCGGACTGCCGCCGGGACCCATCGCCAATCCCGGCCTGAGCTCGCTGCAAGCCGTGGCCGAGCCGGCGGAGACTGAGTTCCTTTTCTTCCGGGCCACTTGTGACGGATCCGGACGGCATCTGTTTGCCAGCACCTTCGACGACCACTTGAGCAACGCCTGTCCTTGA